Within Zonotrichia albicollis isolate bZonAlb1 chromosome 18, bZonAlb1.hap1, whole genome shotgun sequence, the genomic segment GAAAACACTGGAAATTCTGCATCAGTGGCTTGGTTTCTGGACAGCATTGGAGATGGTGATGCAGCTGCTCCCGTCGTGGCTGTATCAGGAGGTGAGTGTGCCACGAGGAGCCAACGCTCTGCGCCTCTGACTGGTGAGCTCCCACCTCTGGCACATTCCCTGCTCGCTCCTCTGTGCCACAGTTAGGTGCTCAGCTGTCAGCTTTTCCTCAATTTCACTTGGAACTTGCAGTTGTAGTACCTTGGAACTTGTAATTTTAGTACAAAAGCACAGTTTTTGAAACCAATCCTACTAATCCACAAGACCGTTCCcactccctctcctccccccctcctccccatcccGTCCCAACTCATCCCATCCCCCATGCTCCCACCAACACAtgcctccttcccctccctctcaccccggTCACACAGCAAATGTCCTGATGCTGCAGTTCCAAGCCATGTGTCCGCCCCAGCCTATGTGATCCAATGGTCTCTGACCAGGTCCCTTTGTTCAGACGTTCATACAAAACAcacaataggaaaaaaacaaaacaaaaggagcCAGACACAAGAGGGAGACACACTGCCGGGCTCCAGCTCTGGCCTCTGAGCCCTTCCACTAAGCTCCACAGCACTAGGCTCTTGGGGCACCTCCTTTACACTCAAGGCTGCAGGTCCCAAGGTTTCCAAGGTGCataggaaaaggaagaaaggaagtaAACTACAAGCCTGTTTCTGTTTTAGGTTCcccccagcccctttccctCAACCCAATGGCTGCTGGAGGATATTCTTGACTCCGACAGGTCTTTTCCCGTCTTCCAGTGAGACCCTGCCTGGGGACCAGGTTCACTGTAAGTCACCGGTTCCTCTCTGGAACGTGGGCAATGGGTTTGGCAGCGAGGGGAGGGAGCGGAACACGCCGTGGGGGGACGACAGGCTTTTGTCTCACAGCAGGTGGGGGGGAAGATGTCAGGGAAGGCAAGAGAAAAGAGCCAAGGGAAGCCGGTCAAGCTGGCCCTCTGCTTGATGTTTGTACTCAGAAACTTCTCCTTGGGATTGCTTCAGCGTGCCAGCGCCGGCCCGTTGTTCAGTCACCTctcgcagccctgctgagaaagAGCACGTGGCGGGGCGCTTCCGGCTGCTtcatcctctggctggctgcCCTCGTGCCCGCCGGCGATCTCAGAGTCGCAGTCAAGCGCCTCATAGATGGTCGGCAGCGTGGTCTGCTGGCTGAGGCGCTTGCGCAGGCCCACCAGCAGCGGCTGCGGCATGGAGGACACGTCCACGTTGTTGCCGAGGTCCACCCAGGCCAGGCAAGGGAACTTGTTCATGTCCTTCATGGTGTCAGTCAGCTCCTTCATGGTGGCCCGCGTGAGGCGGTTGCCGTTGAGGGACAGGTGGGTGAGCTTGGGCAGCGCGCcgaggaagggcagcagcaggcgcACCATGTCGTCGTTGAGCTCCGTGAAGCTCAGGTCCACCGAGGTGAGGCGGTCGCCGTGGTTCTGCAGGTAGTAGGCCATGCGGTGCACGTCCCGCATGCTCAGGGGGATCCCTGACAAATCCATGGAGTCCTGGCTCACCTTCTTCTGCAGGCTGGTCTTCAGGCTGGTGGTGGGGAAGGGGAGACGTGGAGAGAGATCATTAAAGTTTAAGCGTCATTAAGGGGAGCACTCTCAGCCAAGTGAGAGAGCGTTTGGGACAGGGAGGACTCATCAACAACACGGGCTAGAATGTTAAGGAAAGGGTTAACAGAGCTCAGTGGGGAAACAAGCATTTGCACCATACCTCAGGGCAGGCTGTTCTGGGGATGGGGAgatggtggggaaagggagacATCAAGAGAGACCATTAAGGTTTAAGCAAAAcgctcccatccatcccagccAAGTGAGAGAACATTTAGGACAGGGAGAGCTCATCAACAACTGGACTAGAATGTTAAGGAAAGGGTTAACAGAGCTCACTGGGGAAACAAGCATTTGCACCATACCTCAGGGCAGACTGTTCTGGAGCTTTGCTGTGTATTTTCAGCACTTACACATAAACTTTGCCAGAACTGGCTCAACACAGGTTGCTAAAGCGTCTCCCACTAGCAGATGTCAAAGGGTTTGTCTGTATGTGCCCATACAGGCGCTCATGCATAgaaagcaaaaataaccaaGGCAAGCAAACTTTCCAAAAGCGCTGGTTTACTCTGTGTGGGGGCTGTTTGTGAGCTGCCTCTCCAGGTGAATGCCAAGGTCTGTGCTGCAGAGGAGAGCCGTGTTGAATGTCTGAGAAATGGATGTTTCATCAGGAAAACAATAGATAGGCAAACTGCACTCCAGGAATGGATTCACTGCGTGTCCCTTTAAAAGCCTTCACAAGCAGCACTTAGTCAGTAAGCAGCACCAGTGGCTGCCTATCTGGGTCTCTGTGGTCAGCAGATCATCTGGGATCTGCTGCAGCTATGAAGAGGCAGGGAGGGCATAAGGGTGCTAAGAGATAACTTCAGCCATTTCTTTTCTTGTCTGCATGGCCAAGGGAGTGAGGAGGAGGTAGGAAAGCTGTGTTGTgaggctgctggggatgcaAAGGAAATGGGGTGCGGAGTTTAATGATGGACTGTGGGTTTGTAAAAGTGCTGTGAGAAGTGGGAACTGTGGGGctacaggagctgctgggggatgTGTTGCAAAATTGAGTAAAAACATGTGTTGGTGTTACACAGGAGAACCTAATCCCTTACCTAAATTGTGTTAATCTTGCTGCTCTTTCTGACACATCTTGCCTTAAGGACATAGTAGGACCCTCCCCAGTCATGTGCTCAGGGGGTCTTGTAAGTGCCTTATTGAGTTTGGGAGGATCAGGGTGGGTTACGCATTAACCACCACTTCCAAGGTCCCCACTGTTCCTATCTGGCTCTCTGTAGTGTCCTGCACACCTGTGGCACAGCCAGTCCCTGAAAgcaatggggacatggggacatgcaATTCCCTcggaggaggctgcagcaccGCAGGAGCTCCCGTGGCAGGTGAGAATGTCCCTCCaagcctcagcatggccaggctctgctggagctgtgcagaggaTGTGGCACTGCCTCTGCAGCTTTGCTTTACATATACAGCTCATGGCATCCTAGAAAATTCAGCCCTTAATAATCCCCTATAAGCATGTGTTGACATAAGTCAGTaaatgggcaccagtgcagGCCACAGCCCTTTGTGCACATGTTCAACACTGGCACAAACCTGCAGCTGCACCTTCTTGTAGGAGAATTAGGCAGAAAGATCTCATGGCCTGTCCTGTCAATTCTTAAGCCCACAGATTCCTGCCCTGGGTTTAGCAGTACTTTGCTCAGGCTACTTCTATGTGTCCCTGTATTTCCCATGGGAATTCACTGTGTCCTTGTATTACCCATGGGAATTCACTGTGCAAGGCTGAAACCATACCTGCAAGCATGCATTTGGAATAATGAGCTCTCATGGCAGAGAGCTAATAACAGCATGAATTAACTTCTATTCAGACCTGAAGTATTGTAAGTAAAATGTATTACTTACTAAATATTTACACATCAGATGACCCACACCACACCTCAGTGGATCAcaggaggggcacagggagcagtgcTTGTCTGTCCTGTCAAACAGCAGGGACTGATGTGCTGGGGTTATATAATTGGTCTGAGCCCACAAGAGGGCCTTGAAGATGGTACTTGATATCCCTCCACTATCTGGGCCCAGAGATGGGACTGTGAAGAATTAATTAATCCAGCACACTGCTTGTAGCAGCAGTGCAGTTCTTttgcctgctgcagcagcaggtgtgAACTGTGCCTGCTGTGGTCGGGGTGGCACTGAGCAAGTCTCCCTGTTTCTGCTAACCCAAGACATGCTTGAGATGAGCCCAGGCTTCTGGGAGCTGTATTTCTTCAACTCTCTTGAAAAGCAACGTGTGTGTTTTGGTATAGTTTGTCACCAATCACTGGCAGTGGTGTAGCACAGTCTACCACAAAAGAGGGTTCATCTTGTCTGAAATTTATCAGGGATCAGCCTCGAAGTTGGAAACATCTCAGGTTTCCCCTAGCACAACAAGAGTTATCCATGCTAGGTGTTTGATCTGGAGTCCTTGTTCTAGCAGAACAGAGCATCCAATGCTCAGTGCAGGTGTGCATTCATGTGGATCAAGTGAAGCAGGGAGGAATGAAATGGAGTGTGAACCTGAGTGCACAGGGTACCTGTCCCCTGTATCCACAAGGGGCTGGTACAGGAGATACAGCAGCCTTCTCTGGCCTGCAGGGGTTTGGAATAAGGCTTTCTTGGGAGTGTGGGGAATACAGGACAAACAAGCACAAAAACAAGCCTGTAACTACTTCAGTGCCTGTGTTGTACAAACACAGCCTGTGGCTCCTGGAAATTCTCTTCCCCAGTCAAACCACGGCAGATCTGGGTGGGGAACACAGAAAGGAGACACGAGCACAGGGGCACATTCCCCAGCCCTAACCCTTGTCTGTGCCTGTGCAAGGCCTCCTCAGACCTTCCCATTGTGAAGCTGCGGGCAGGAGGCTGGTTTGGAGCGGGGATGGGAGCCAGGCTGGAGTGGGGACCACTGGAGGGCACGTCTGAGCCGGCACCGCTCGCTGCGCCCTCGGCATCCAGGTGCCGATCGTCCTGACAGGGGACAGGTCTGAGAGGCTCCCGGGGTCCCCTCCGGAGCGACTTGGCTCCGAGTGCAGACAGGGATGACTGAACTGAAGGGAAATGTCTGAATGACAAAAGCAACGTGCTCGTCTGTCTGTGCCCGCTGagcctcccctccctcccctcctgtggCTGCCGTGAGCAGACTGCAGTAATAAGTCACGGATCGTGCTCTCGCCACAACAGGTACCTTCTGCTGTCCTCCCAGCGCCGAGCCAATACCCCAAGGAGGCCTTAATCAAGCAGACAAATTATCTTCCCATAATTGATTCTCCAGACCGGACTGCTCCTGGCTGAATGCGCTCaaaccctcctgtcctgtgccagagCCCGCCCTCCCTTCTTTGCtggcttgtttttctttcctttcctgtgTTTTTGCTGCTTCCTTTTGCCCTCATTGCTGTACCTGCCAGGGTGACTCTGGGCCTCCTGTCTCAGGACCGGGGGCTCCCTCCTGTGTTTGAGCTGTTCTCTTGCCTATAAAAATGCCTCTTGTGGGGATGTGTTTGTAGGAGCCTC encodes:
- the LRRC75B gene encoding leucine-rich repeat-containing protein 75B, whose translation is MGSRLSRQSSLEEESGEEPCPGRLESGRGDFHLSSLLLHPQKLPGVLRKASPAPYVRRVGWLREIQATIREHKREHAVHILRLLRKDLGLEGTFLNEVLYKNATFLNLVDPISHDLLMSLARDLQCPKKEYDPWKSSDRICRQLIYHLTPHSKWHRHGMPRRKSQVCLKTSLQKKVSQDSMDLSGIPLSMRDVHRMAYYLQNHGDRLTSVDLSFTELNDDMVRLLLPFLGALPKLTHLSLNGNRLTRATMKELTDTMKDMNKFPCLAWVDLGNNVDVSSMPQPLLVGLRKRLSQQTTLPTIYEALDCDSEIAGGHEGSQPEDEAAGSAPPRALSQQGCER